A single region of the Zootoca vivipara chromosome 2, rZooViv1.1, whole genome shotgun sequence genome encodes:
- the LOC118080798 gene encoding protein SSUH2 homolog isoform X1: MEKDLLMGDGNCASYGSDSVLSPKIAQGASCNSSLWEGASAPPCEMMDNSPVDEKETAADAENRSNSDIPAQMSCEEYEGLPPYLREGNVLFASEQDVKEAFLQYAASKRCYSTAPAKQMKVQNLTPLNIYRYRLETFTEMRDTHVASELYDGGFVDSFAVGTPPAPWDITVDEPPLYTDCEMHIPVPHSYSVENCPNCKGRGETMCQPCKGTGKKKCSACGGTGQSSQEDSNICSWCAGSGKNRCFNCRGNGWLKCYRCNGSGVLLFHTELTITWKNNVLEHVADKNSGFPIHHLQEVTGKEIVSDEGSLVFPIVDFPEPLVEDYSRAFIAQHNMQFISEGLHRVLRQKQTVELVPLTKVDYEWKERVYSFYIFGNENKVYTKDYPAKCCCSIM, from the exons GTGCATCTTGTAATTCATCTCTCTGGGAaggagcttctgcccctccttgtGAGATGATGGACAACAGCCCTGTGGATGAAAAGGAAACTGCTGCAGATGCGG AAAACAGGTCCAATTCTGATATACCTGCTCAGATGTCCTGTGAAGAATATGAGGGGCTGCCTCCATATCTAAGGGAGGGAAA TGTCCTCTTTGCTTCTGAGCAAGATGTTAAAGAAGCCTTCCTACAGTACGCAGCCAGTAAGCGTTGCTATAGCACTGCCCCTGCAAAGCAAATGAAAGTCCAGAATCTCACTCCTCTCAACATATACAGA TATCGTCTGGAGACTTTCACTGAAATGAGAGACACCCACGTGGCCAGTGAGCTTTATGATG GTGGATTTGTAGACTCCTTTGCTGTTGGAACACCACCTGCCCCATGGGATATAACAGTGGATGAACCTCCTTTGTATACGGACTGTGAAATGCATATTCCAGTGCCCCATTCGTACTCAGTAGAG AACTGTCCAAACTGCAAAGGACGTGGTGAAACTATGTGTCAGCCTTGTAAAGGAACTGGCAAG AAAAAGTGTTCGGCTTGTGGTGGGACTGGGCAGAGTTCACAGGAGGACAGCAATATCTGCTCATGGTGCGCAGGTTCAGGAAAGAATCG TTGCTTCAATTGCCGTGGCAATGGCTGGCTGAAGTGTTACCGTTGCAATGGGAGCGGTGTCTTGCTATTTCATACCGAACTTACGATAACTTG GAAGAACAATGTTTTAGAACATGTAGCAGACAAGAATTCTGGCTTCCCAATTCACCATTTGCAAGAAGTGACTGGGAAAGAAATTGTTAGTGATGAAGGTTCCTTG GTATTTCCCATAGTTGATTTCCCAGAGCCACTAGTTGAGGACTATTCCCGAGCATTCATTGCGCAACACAATATGCAGTTTATCTCAGAAGGATTGCACAGAGTCCTGAGGCAG AAACAAACAGTTGAGTTGGTGCCACTCACAAAGGTTGACTATGAATGGAAAGAGAGAGTCTATTCCTTCTACATCTTTGGCAATGAGAATAAAGTATATACCAAAGATTATCCAGCAAAGTGCTGCTGCTCCATCATGTGA
- the LOC118080798 gene encoding protein SSUH2 homolog isoform X3 — MMDNSPVDEKETAADAENRSNSDIPAQMSCEEYEGLPPYLREGNVLFASEQDVKEAFLQYAASKRCYSTAPAKQMKVQNLTPLNIYRYRLETFTEMRDTHVASELYDGGFVDSFAVGTPPAPWDITVDEPPLYTDCEMHIPVPHSYSVENCPNCKGRGETMCQPCKGTGKKKCSACGGTGQSSQEDSNICSWCAGSGKNRCFNCRGNGWLKCYRCNGSGVLLFHTELTITWKNNVLEHVADKNSGFPIHHLQEVTGKEIVSDEGSLVFPIVDFPEPLVEDYSRAFIAQHNMQFISEGLHRVLRQKQTVELVPLTKVDYEWKERVYSFYIFGNENKVYTKDYPAKCCCSIM; from the exons ATGATGGACAACAGCCCTGTGGATGAAAAGGAAACTGCTGCAGATGCGG AAAACAGGTCCAATTCTGATATACCTGCTCAGATGTCCTGTGAAGAATATGAGGGGCTGCCTCCATATCTAAGGGAGGGAAA TGTCCTCTTTGCTTCTGAGCAAGATGTTAAAGAAGCCTTCCTACAGTACGCAGCCAGTAAGCGTTGCTATAGCACTGCCCCTGCAAAGCAAATGAAAGTCCAGAATCTCACTCCTCTCAACATATACAGA TATCGTCTGGAGACTTTCACTGAAATGAGAGACACCCACGTGGCCAGTGAGCTTTATGATG GTGGATTTGTAGACTCCTTTGCTGTTGGAACACCACCTGCCCCATGGGATATAACAGTGGATGAACCTCCTTTGTATACGGACTGTGAAATGCATATTCCAGTGCCCCATTCGTACTCAGTAGAG AACTGTCCAAACTGCAAAGGACGTGGTGAAACTATGTGTCAGCCTTGTAAAGGAACTGGCAAG AAAAAGTGTTCGGCTTGTGGTGGGACTGGGCAGAGTTCACAGGAGGACAGCAATATCTGCTCATGGTGCGCAGGTTCAGGAAAGAATCG TTGCTTCAATTGCCGTGGCAATGGCTGGCTGAAGTGTTACCGTTGCAATGGGAGCGGTGTCTTGCTATTTCATACCGAACTTACGATAACTTG GAAGAACAATGTTTTAGAACATGTAGCAGACAAGAATTCTGGCTTCCCAATTCACCATTTGCAAGAAGTGACTGGGAAAGAAATTGTTAGTGATGAAGGTTCCTTG GTATTTCCCATAGTTGATTTCCCAGAGCCACTAGTTGAGGACTATTCCCGAGCATTCATTGCGCAACACAATATGCAGTTTATCTCAGAAGGATTGCACAGAGTCCTGAGGCAG AAACAAACAGTTGAGTTGGTGCCACTCACAAAGGTTGACTATGAATGGAAAGAGAGAGTCTATTCCTTCTACATCTTTGGCAATGAGAATAAAGTATATACCAAAGATTATCCAGCAAAGTGCTGCTGCTCCATCATGTGA
- the LOC118080798 gene encoding protein SSUH2 homolog isoform X2 — MRRTEHLRGSWNRKGMPGASCNSSLWEGASAPPCEMMDNSPVDEKETAADAENRSNSDIPAQMSCEEYEGLPPYLREGNVLFASEQDVKEAFLQYAASKRCYSTAPAKQMKVQNLTPLNIYRYRLETFTEMRDTHVASELYDGGFVDSFAVGTPPAPWDITVDEPPLYTDCEMHIPVPHSYSVENCPNCKGRGETMCQPCKGTGKKKCSACGGTGQSSQEDSNICSWCAGSGKNRCFNCRGNGWLKCYRCNGSGVLLFHTELTITWKNNVLEHVADKNSGFPIHHLQEVTGKEIVSDEGSLVFPIVDFPEPLVEDYSRAFIAQHNMQFISEGLHRVLRQKQTVELVPLTKVDYEWKERVYSFYIFGNENKVYTKDYPAKCCCSIM, encoded by the exons GTGCATCTTGTAATTCATCTCTCTGGGAaggagcttctgcccctccttgtGAGATGATGGACAACAGCCCTGTGGATGAAAAGGAAACTGCTGCAGATGCGG AAAACAGGTCCAATTCTGATATACCTGCTCAGATGTCCTGTGAAGAATATGAGGGGCTGCCTCCATATCTAAGGGAGGGAAA TGTCCTCTTTGCTTCTGAGCAAGATGTTAAAGAAGCCTTCCTACAGTACGCAGCCAGTAAGCGTTGCTATAGCACTGCCCCTGCAAAGCAAATGAAAGTCCAGAATCTCACTCCTCTCAACATATACAGA TATCGTCTGGAGACTTTCACTGAAATGAGAGACACCCACGTGGCCAGTGAGCTTTATGATG GTGGATTTGTAGACTCCTTTGCTGTTGGAACACCACCTGCCCCATGGGATATAACAGTGGATGAACCTCCTTTGTATACGGACTGTGAAATGCATATTCCAGTGCCCCATTCGTACTCAGTAGAG AACTGTCCAAACTGCAAAGGACGTGGTGAAACTATGTGTCAGCCTTGTAAAGGAACTGGCAAG AAAAAGTGTTCGGCTTGTGGTGGGACTGGGCAGAGTTCACAGGAGGACAGCAATATCTGCTCATGGTGCGCAGGTTCAGGAAAGAATCG TTGCTTCAATTGCCGTGGCAATGGCTGGCTGAAGTGTTACCGTTGCAATGGGAGCGGTGTCTTGCTATTTCATACCGAACTTACGATAACTTG GAAGAACAATGTTTTAGAACATGTAGCAGACAAGAATTCTGGCTTCCCAATTCACCATTTGCAAGAAGTGACTGGGAAAGAAATTGTTAGTGATGAAGGTTCCTTG GTATTTCCCATAGTTGATTTCCCAGAGCCACTAGTTGAGGACTATTCCCGAGCATTCATTGCGCAACACAATATGCAGTTTATCTCAGAAGGATTGCACAGAGTCCTGAGGCAG AAACAAACAGTTGAGTTGGTGCCACTCACAAAGGTTGACTATGAATGGAAAGAGAGAGTCTATTCCTTCTACATCTTTGGCAATGAGAATAAAGTATATACCAAAGATTATCCAGCAAAGTGCTGCTGCTCCATCATGTGA